From the Lolium rigidum isolate FL_2022 chromosome 2, APGP_CSIRO_Lrig_0.1, whole genome shotgun sequence genome, one window contains:
- the LOC124687544 gene encoding linoleate 9S-lipoxygenase 6-like, whose amino-acid sequence MQMPFCSMLWDRSPTPPEDAITINGTVVVAKNFGLSAPGKSTTLRLFSGTQIDHGTRKGKLSTEAALRGGKKSKHGKTSTMTYHVTFVVEAEFGTPGAVAVKNGNRADQFFLRHVRLELAHDRSIHFECNSWVYPYKKTNSDRLFFINTSYLPSKTPEALLLLRDEELRSLRGNGRGERKDWERIYDYDYYNDLGNPDNPDHVRPVMGGTRMHPYPRRCRTGRALSKTDEVTETRKHMINLDFYIPPDERFSPGKLAEVLTLGVQAVTHFVVPEMKTMIQGNNFKSIELLTRDLYTKPSQPAADGEVMEQLKTSVPSKKTYKQVAKNVKDTPVKFPIPQVIQHDLEAWRSDEEFAREMLAGLNPVAIKRLQKFPPVSSGGKKSSITAQHVESQFADVTIEMAMRQNRLYILDHHDYLMPYLRRINTLGVCIYASRTLLFLKSDGTLKPVVIELSLPATDGGDGEISRIFLPASHGTDAHLWQLAKAHVSVNDSGYHQLISHWLFTHAAVEPFVIATKRQLSAMHPIHKLLEPHFKDTMQINTLARSILLNAGGILERTMYPGRYALEMSSAIYGDWRFTEQSLPNDLVRRGMASRDPAMPGGLSLHIEDYPYAVDGLDVWRAIDGWVRSYCAHFYHHDTDVEEDTELQAWWDDVRSVGHGDRQGDPACWLTLDSIDHLAETLSTLVWIASALHAAVNFGQYGYAGFPPNRPTRCRRFVPLPGSPEMTQLEADPDKFFLEMIPDRFTATLGLALIEVLSNHTSDEVYLGQRATSTWTDDGELLRLLDRFREELRRVEKSVTERNKDPRLNNRRGPVKVPYTLLFPDVAGTEKGLTGRGIPNSVSI is encoded by the exons ATGCAAATGCCGTTCTGCTCTATGCTGTGGGACAGGAGTCCGACCCCGCCGGAGGACGCCATCACCATCAATGGCACCGTGGTGGTCGCCAAAAACTTCGGCCTGTCGGCGCCGGGAAAGTCCACCACCCTGCGCCTGTTCAGCGGCACGCAGATCGATCACG GGACAAGGAAGGGGAAGCTGAGCACGGAGGCGGCGCTGCGGGGCGGCAAGAAGAGCAAGCACGGGAAGACGAGCACGATGACGTACCATGTGACGTTCGTGGTGGAGGCCGAGTTCGGCACGCCGGGAGCCGTGGCCGTCAAGAACGGCAACCGCGCCGACCAGTTCTTCCTCCGCCATGTGAGGCTGGAGCTCGCACACGACCGGAGCATccacttcgagtgcaactcctgggTGTACCCCTACAAGAAGACCAACTCCGACCGCCTCTTCTTCATCAACACG AGCTACCTGCCTTCCAAGACGCCGgaggcgctgctgctgctgcgggacGAGGAGCTGAGGAGCCTGCGAGGGAACGGGAGGGGAGAGAGGAAGGACTGGGAACGCATCTACGACTACGACTACTACAACGACCTCGGCAACCCGGACAATCCAGACCACGTCCGGCCGGTCATGGGCGGCACCAGGATGCATCCCTACCCGCGCCGCTGCCGGACAGGCCGCGCCCTCAGCAAGACAG ACGAGGTGACGGAAACGCGCAAGCACATGATCAACCTGGACTTCTACATCCCGCCGGATGAGCGGTTCAGCCCGGGAAAGCTGGCCGAGGTGTTGACGCTCGGGGTGCAGGCGGTGACGCACTTCGTGGTCCCGGAGATGAAGACGATGATCCAGGGCAATAACTTCAAGTCCATTGAGCTGCTCACCAGGGACCTGTACACCAAGCCCTCGCAgccggcggcggacggcgaggtCATGGAGCAGCTCAAGACCTCCGTGCCGTCCAAAAAGACCTACAAGCAGGTGGCCAAGAACGTCAAGGACACTCCCGTCAAGTTCCCCATTCCACAAGTTATTCAGC ACGACCTTGAGGCGTGGAGGAGCGACGAGGAATTCGCCAGGGAAATGCTTGCTGGTCTCAATCCTGTTGCGATCAAGAGATTACAA AAGTTTCCACCCGTTAGCAGTGGTGGGAAGAAGAGCTCGATAACGGCCCAACATGTTGAGAGCCAGTTTGCAGATGTAACCATTGAAATG GCAATGCGCCAGAACCGGCTGTACATCCTGGATCACCATGACTACCTGATGCCGTACCTGAGGCGCATCAACACGCTgggcgtgtgcatctacgcgtcgcGCACCCTGCTCTTCCTCAAGTCCGACGGCACCCTGAAACCAGTCGTCATAGAGCTGAGCCTGCCTGCtacggacggcggcgacggcgagatcAGCAGGATCTTCCTCCCCGCAAGCCACGGCACCGACGCGCACCTGTGGCAGCTCGCCAAAGCCCACGTCTCCGTGAACGATTCAGGGTACCATCAGCTCATTAGCCACTGGCTCTTCACGCACGCCGCGGTGGAGCCGTTCGTCATCGCCACCAAGAGGCAGCTCAGCGCCATGCACCCCATCCACAAGCTCCTGGAGCCGCACTTCAAGGACACCATGCAGATCAACACCCTCGCCAGGAGCATCCTCCTCAACGCTGGAGGCATCCTCGAGAGGACCATGTACCCTGGCAGGTACGCACTGGAGATGTCGTCCGCCATCTACGGGGACTGGAGGTTCACCGAGCAGTCCCTTCCCAACGATCTCGTCAGGAGAGGGATGGCCTCCAGAGACCCTGCCATGCCCGGCGGCCTCTCGTTGCACATCGAGGACTACCCGTACGCCGTCGACGGCCTTGACGTCTGGCGCGCCATCGACGGCTGGGTGCGCAGCTACTGCGCCCACTTCTACCACCACGATACGGACGTCGAGGAAGACACCGAGCTGcaggcctggtgggacgacgtccGCTCCGTGGGACACGGCGACCGGCAGGGCGACCCGGCGTGCTGGCTCACCCTGGACAGCATCGACCACCTAGCCGAGACGTTGTCCACCCTTGTCTGGATCGCCTCCGCGCTGCACGCGGCCGTCAACTTCGGCCAGTACGGCTACGCGGGGTTCCCGCCCAACAGGCCCACCCGGTGCCGCCGGTTCGTGCCGCTGCCGGGGTCGCCCGAGATGACGCAGCTGGAGGCCGACCCGGACAAGTTCTTCCTCGAGATGATACCCGACAGGTTCACCGCCACGCTCGGGCTGGCGCTCATCGAGGTGCTCTCCAACCACACCTCCGACGAGGTCTACCTCGGCCAACGCGCCACCTCCACGTGGACGGACGACGGCGAGCTGCTGCGGCTGCTCGACCGGTTCCGAGAGGAGCTCAGGAGGGTGGAGAAGAGTGTCACGGAGAGGAACAAGGACCCGCGGCTAAATAACCGGAGGGGTCCGGTCAAGGTGCCATACACGCTGCTGTTCCCGGACGTCGCCGGCACGGAGAAGGGACTCACCGGAAGAGGGATACCAAATAGCGTCTCCATATGA
- the LOC124687543 gene encoding uncharacterized protein LOC124687543 has translation NPSSPGGPPSPEMEATAEALTREEVLRRRRRRAARLVGVYRRLYWAMAEEVRARHRQYVWELGRSPLEAEQPPSAAGAEAKPGPAAVPRRKKCGFTGCKVRAMAMAKYCHSHILIDRTQVLYKGCAHIIKSTADSGRITCGRPILKASVPSLCNVHLIRSQRNISQAYKKVGFNPPPTGQISPDFSVLVAETVRQIQARRRRSRSAAEGKKCPKDGKVD, from the exons aaccctagctcccccggcggcccgccgtcgccggagatggAGGCCACGGCGGAGGCGCTCACGCGGGAGGAGGTgctgcgccggcgccgccgccgcgccgcgcgcctCGTCGGCGTCTACCGCCGCCTCTACTGGGCCATGGCGGAGGAGGTGCGCGCGCGCCACCGCCAGTACGTCTGGGAGCTCGGCCGCAGCCCGCTCGAGGCCGAGCAGCCGCCCTCCGCCGCGGGCGCCGAGGCCAAGCCCGGGCCCGCGGCCGTGCCCAGGCGGAAGAAGTGCGGGTTCACGGGGTGCAAGGTGcgggccatggccatggccaagTACTGCCACTCGCACATCCTCATCGACCGCACGCAGGTGCTATACAAGGGATGCGCGCACATCATCAAGAG TACTGCGGATTCTGGGCGAATTACTTGTGGCAGGCCCATCTTAAAAGCATCAGTTCCCTCCCTCTGCAATGTTCACTTAATAAGATCTCAGAGGAACATATCACAGGCTTATAAGAAGGTTGGCTTTAATCCACCCCCAACTGGCCAGATCTCCCCAGATTTTAGTGTATTAGTTGCTGAAACCGTCCGTCAGATCCAAGCCAGAAGGAGACGATCCCGAAGTGCTGCAGAAGGGAAGAAATGCCCCAAAGATGGGAAAGTTGACTGA